The following proteins come from a genomic window of Herpetosiphonaceae bacterium:
- a CDS encoding Dabb family protein, which translates to MIHHLVLFRLKEDVDEATIAEHMADFAALTDEIAEIAGLDVRRDIVGRPVSCHFGLVSQFTDTDALRRYQQHPSHVAAFERLKPRLDHMLVLDYEV; encoded by the coding sequence ATGATTCATCATCTTGTGCTGTTTCGGCTCAAGGAAGACGTCGACGAGGCGACGATCGCCGAGCACATGGCCGACTTCGCGGCGCTGACCGACGAGATCGCCGAGATCGCGGGGCTTGATGTCCGGCGCGACATCGTCGGACGGCCCGTGTCGTGTCACTTCGGCCTGGTCAGCCAGTTTACGGATACCGACGCGCTGCGGCGCTATCAGCAGCATCCCAGCCATGTCGCGGCATTCGAGCGGCTCAAGCCGCGCCTCGACCACATGCTGGTGCTGGACTACGAGGTCTAG